A genomic window from Salvia splendens isolate huo1 chromosome 11, SspV2, whole genome shotgun sequence includes:
- the LOC121754225 gene encoding vegetative cell wall protein gp1-like has protein sequence MAVSKIFSILISALLIASAASQSPSVAPSPSPAVKPPAPSPLAQPPSHASPSPAPAMFNAPEPSTSAPAPSPSGVFSSPSPPPSTTSPSSSVSAPPTAADAPSNGAVFNGAGFAAAAVGFFAVVLAA, from the coding sequence ATGGCGGTTTCCAAAATTTTCTCCATCCTGATCTCTGCATTGCTGATAGCCTCCGCTGCATCGCAATCGCCTTCCGTCGCTCCGTCTCCGTCGCCAGCTGTGAAACCACCGGCGCCTTCGCCTCTGGCGCAGCCGCCGAGTCACGCGAGCCCTAGCCCCGCCCCGGCAATGTTCAATGCTCCTGAGCCGTCGACCTCGGCGCCTGCTCCTTCTCCTTCCGGCGTATTCTCGTCGCCATCTCCTCCGCCGTCGACTACCTCACCCTCGTCATCCGTCTCTGCGCCTCCGACCGCCGCTGACGCTCCTTCAAACGGTGCCGTATTCAATGGAGCGGGTTTTGCTGCAGCTGCAGTTGGATTCTTCGCTGTCGTTTTGGCTGCTTGA
- the LOC121755857 gene encoding RING-H2 finger protein ATL54-like: MMAFHRRKLLDDSIPDLCQSFCPEPQTNCPLTCYKYCPDSCKSSISFQFPPPPPPPLPPPTSSANDPGGAPTGGLSHALTISLAVLATAFFLFTCYTIYKFYTLWKASRRRRTLRQSQRRDFDEEGGGDGGGDFIDGDVVDHPIWYIRTVGLQPSVINAITVVKYKSGDGIVEGTDCAVCLSEFEEEETVRLLPKCSHAFHIPCIDTWLASHTNCPLCRAGIVAAAGGAIQLQEEPIGVESRRSDEGLEGLGLGLGEIEGDGAVRSQIGIEFGGNAEGDCKIDVELDAAVQPVRRSVSMDALSASAISAAVANAFPRQCDKNSGDQLGKFESPSIERCAQTGSSSIKRSASCNAKVFLSRHSSRR; this comes from the coding sequence ATGATGGCTTTTCATCGCCGTAAACTCCTCGATGATTCCATCCCCGACCTCTGCCAATCCTTCTGCCCCGAGCCACAGACCAACTGTCCACTTACCTGCTACAAATACTGCCCAGACTCCTGCAAATCATCAATTTCCTTCCAATtcccgccaccgccgcctccgcctcttcctcctcccacctcctccgccaaCGATCCAGGCGGAGCCCCGACCGGCGGCCTCTCCCACGCCCTCACCATCTCCCTCGCCGTCCTCGCCACTGCCTTCTTCCTCTTCACCTGCTACACCATCTACAAATTCTACACCCTCTGGAAAGCCTCCCGCCGCCGCCGGACGTTGCGCCAATCGCAGCGCCGCGATTTCGAtgaagaaggcggcggcgatGGCGGCGGCGATTTTATCGATGGAGACGTCGTTGACCACCCGATCTGGTACATCCGGACGGTCGGGCTGCAGCCGTCGGTGATCAACGCGATCACGGTCGTGAAGTACAAGAGCGGCGACGGGATCGTGGAGGGGACCGACTGCGCCGTGTGCCTAAGCGAATTCGAGGAGGAGGAGACGGTGAGGTTGCTCCCCAAGTGCAGCCACGCCTTCCACATCCCCTGCATCGATACGTGGCTGGCTTCTCACACCAATTGCCCCCTGTGTCGGGCTGGGATTGTTGCTGCTGCGGGCGGCGCGATTCAGCTGCAGGAGGAGCCGATTGGTGTCGAATCGAGGCGGAGTGATGAAGGATTGGaggggttagggttagggttaggtgAAATTGAGGGGGATGGGGCGGTTAGGTCTCAAATTGGGATCGAATTTGGGGGAAATGCTGAAGGGGATTGCAAAATTGATGTGGAATTGGATGCGGCGGTGCAGCCGGTTAGGAGATCGGTGTCGATGGACGCTTTGTCGGCGTCGGCGATCAGCGCTGCGGTGGCGAATGCGTTTCCGCGGCAGTGTGATAAGAACTCCGGTGATCAGTTGGGGAAGTTTGAGAGCCCTTCGATAGAGAGGTGTGCGCAGACCGGGTCGTCTTCGATCAAGAGGTCGGCTTCGTGCAACGCCAAGGTGTTTCTGTCGAGGCATAGCAGCCGGAGATGA